Proteins found in one Tamandua tetradactyla isolate mTamTet1 chromosome 3, mTamTet1.pri, whole genome shotgun sequence genomic segment:
- the NEFL gene encoding neurofilament light polypeptide, with translation MSSFSYEPYYSTSYKRRYVETPRVHISSVRSGYSTARSAYSSYSAPVSSSLSVRRSYSSSSGSLMPSLENLDLSQVAAISNDLKSIRTQEKAQLQDLNDRFASFIERVHELEQQNKVLEAELLVLRQKHSEPSRFRALYEQEIRDLRLAAEDATNEKQALQGEREGLEETLRNLQARYEEEVLSREDAEGRLMEARKGADEAALARAELEKRIDSLMDEIAFLKKVHEEEIAELQAQIQYAQISVEMDVSTKPDLSAALKDIRAQYEKLAAKNMQNAEEWFKSRFTVLTESAAKNTDAVRAAKDEVSESRRLLKAKTLEIEACRGMNEALEKQLQELEDKQNADISAMQDTINKLENELRTTKSEMARYLKEYQDLLNVKMALDIEIAAYRKLLEGEETRLSFTSVGSLTSGYSQSSQVFGRSAYGGLQTSSYLMSTRSFPSYYASHVQEEQIEVEETIEAAKAEEAKEEPASEGEAEEEEKEKEEAEEEEGAEEEEAAKEESEEAKEEEEEGGEGEEGEETKEAEEEEKKDEGAGEEQATKKKD, from the exons AGACACCCCGGGTGCACATCTCCAGCGTGCGCAGCGGCTACAGCACCGCGCGCTCCGCTTACTCCAGCTACTCGGCGCCGGTCTCCTCCTCACTGTCGGTGCGCCGCAGCTACTCCTCCAGCTCTGGCTCCTTGATGCCCAGCCTTGAGAACCTCGACTTGAGCCAGGTAGCAGCCATCAGCAACGACCTCAAGTCTATCCGTACCCAGGAGAAAGCCCAGCTACAGGACCTCAACGACCGCTTTGCCAGCTTCATCGAGCGCGTGCACGAGCTGGAACAGCAAAACAAGGTCCTGGAAGCCGAGCTGCTGGTGCTGCGCCAGAAGCACTCCGAGCCATCCCGCTTCCGGGCGCTGTACGAGCAGGAGATCCGCGACCTGCGCCTGGCGGCGGAAGACGCTACCAACGAGAAGCAGGCACTCCAGGGCGAGCGTGAAGGGCTGGAGGAGACTCTGCGCAACCTGCAGGCGCGCTACGAAGAGGAGGTTTTGAGCCGCGAGGACGCCGAGGGCCGGCTGATGGAGGCGCGCAAAGGCGCGGACGAGGCGGCTCTCGCCCGTGCTGAGCTCGAAAAGCGCATCGACAGCCTGATGGACGAGATCGCTTTCCTGAAGAAAGTGCACGAAGAGGAGATCGCCGAACTGCAGGCGCAGATCCAGTACGCGCAGATCTCCGTGGAGATGGACGTGTCCACCAAGCCCGACCTCTCCGCCGCGCTCAAGGACATCCGCGCGCAGTACGAGAAGCTGGCTGCCAAGAACATGCAGAATGCCGAAGAGTGGTTTAAGAGCCGCTTCACGGTGCTGACCGAGAGCGCTGCTAAGAACACCGACGCCGTTCGCGCCGCCAAGGACGAGGTGTCCGAGAGCCGCCGCCTGCTCAAGGCCAAGACCCTGGAGATCGAAGCTTGCCGGGGCATGAACGAAGCCCTAGAGAAGCAGCTGCAGGAGCTGGAGGACAAGCAAAACGCCGATATTAGTGCTATGCAG GACACAATCAATAAATTGGAAAATGAATTGAGAACCACGAAGAGTGAAATGGCACGATACCTGAAAGAATACCAAGACCTCCTCAATGTGAAAATGGCTTTGGATATTGAGATTGCAGCTTACAG GAAACTCTTGGAAGGCGAGGAGACCCGGCTCAGTTTCACCAGCGTGGGAAGCTTAACCAGTGGCTACTCCCAGAGTTCCCAGGTCTTTGGCCGATCTGCCTACGGTGGTCTACAGACCAGCTCGTACTTGATGTCCACCCGCTCTTTCCCATCTTATTACGCCAGCCACGTCCAGGAAGAACAGATTGAGGTGGAGGAAACCATAGAGGCAGCTAAAGCTGAGGAGGCCAAGGAAGAACCTGCCTCTGAAGGAGAAgctgaagaggaggagaaggagaaggaagaggctgaggaagaggagggagctGAAGAGGAAGAAG CCGCCAAGGAAGAATCTGAAGAagcaaaggaagaggaggaggagggaggtgagggtgaagaaggagaagaaaccaaggaagctgaagaggaagagaagaaggatgAAGGTGCGGGTGAGGAGCAAGCAACAAAGAAGAAGGATTGA